The following proteins are encoded in a genomic region of Fervidobacterium pennivorans DSM 9078:
- a CDS encoding aminotransferase class I/II-fold pyridoxal phosphate-dependent enzyme, with protein MKGANNFRKFHGGIKDEDILDFSISVNPFVPGFILQVLRKKLQNLRRYTYIEWVEELFRKYFGSNCVIVGGATEAFHILGWTLMEDAHVIIPTPNYTEYERVATFKAKEIIKVNYVEAKEIELDILKNVLETTATKLKKHKKIIVITGNPNNPTGIYKDYSNLLDWSLNRYGTDVIFIIDEAFIDFVPEKMRAELDEKIYPNLILVRSFTKILGLPGVRVGYVKSSQFKGLFEKYRMPWAIGGDGYTLLEAIVENKQNYEYFVRQTQQYFAEQRERFSEFIYYPSLTNYIVAKVGDVKKFIAKLNKERMHAREMFDFGINDSVRIGLKKPEDNEKMLDFLILWTKEMKG; from the coding sequence TTGAAAGGCGCAAATAACTTTCGCAAGTTTCATGGCGGTATAAAAGATGAAGATATCTTAGATTTCTCAATTTCTGTGAACCCGTTTGTTCCTGGATTTATACTTCAAGTGCTGAGGAAGAAACTACAAAACCTAAGAAGATACACATACATTGAATGGGTTGAAGAGCTGTTCAGAAAATACTTTGGAAGCAACTGTGTAATCGTTGGTGGTGCAACCGAGGCGTTTCATATACTTGGTTGGACATTGATGGAAGACGCACATGTGATAATCCCTACTCCGAATTACACGGAATACGAAAGAGTTGCAACATTCAAAGCAAAGGAGATTATAAAAGTTAATTACGTTGAAGCAAAAGAAATTGAGCTTGATATTTTAAAAAATGTTTTAGAAACTACAGCAACTAAATTAAAAAAGCACAAGAAAATAATTGTGATTACAGGAAACCCGAACAACCCAACAGGTATATACAAAGATTACTCTAATTTACTCGATTGGTCACTAAACAGATATGGAACCGATGTAATATTTATTATCGACGAAGCGTTTATAGACTTTGTGCCCGAAAAAATGAGAGCAGAATTGGATGAAAAGATATATCCGAACTTAATTTTAGTCCGAAGTTTCACGAAAATTCTGGGATTGCCTGGTGTGAGGGTTGGATATGTGAAATCATCACAGTTTAAAGGATTATTTGAGAAATACCGAATGCCGTGGGCGATAGGCGGAGATGGATATACTCTTTTGGAAGCGATAGTGGAAAATAAACAAAACTACGAATACTTTGTGAGACAAACTCAACAATATTTTGCTGAGCAAAGAGAAAGATTTTCTGAATTTATTTATTACCCATCACTCACAAATTACATCGTTGCCAAAGTAGGTGATGTGAAAAAATTCATCGCCAAGCTGAACAAAGAACGCATGCACGCAAGGGAGATGTTCGATTTTGGAATAAATGATAGTGTCAGAATTGGACTTAAAAAGCCAGAAGATAACGAAAAGATGTTGGATTTTCTTATACTTTGGACAAAGGAGATGAAAGGATGA
- the cobO gene encoding cob(I)yrinic acid a,c-diamide adenosyltransferase — translation MNKSVEPDQKGYIHVYTGNGKGKTTAAFGLALRAVCAGKKVYIGQFIKGMKYSELDAPKYLPNLVIEQYGRDCFIFNSPTEEDIRLAKQGLEKIAQIIFSGEYDVVVMDEVNVAVYYKLFQPADVVEILKNKPEHVEIILTGRYAPQEFIDIADLVTEMREIKHYYQKGVLAREGIEY, via the coding sequence ATGAATAAATCTGTAGAACCAGACCAAAAAGGCTATATCCACGTTTACACAGGTAATGGTAAGGGAAAAACAACAGCAGCTTTCGGTTTAGCGTTGAGAGCGGTGTGCGCGGGTAAGAAAGTGTACATCGGGCAGTTTATAAAAGGCATGAAATACAGTGAACTCGATGCACCGAAATACCTGCCAAATTTGGTAATTGAACAATACGGACGAGATTGCTTTATTTTTAACTCACCTACCGAAGAAGATATCAGATTGGCAAAGCAGGGACTTGAAAAGATAGCACAAATTATCTTTTCTGGCGAATACGACGTAGTCGTTATGGACGAAGTGAACGTTGCAGTTTACTACAAACTCTTCCAGCCAGCAGATGTGGTAGAAATTTTGAAAAACAAGCCAGAACATGTGGAAATCATTCTAACTGGTAGATACGCTCCCCAAGAATTCATCGATATTGCAGACTTGGTAACCGAAATGAGAGAAATCAAACATTATTACCAAAAAGGTGTTCTTGCAAGGGAAGGGATTGAATATTGA
- a CDS encoding cobalt ABC transporter permease: MDLRGFGKYKKRTWYTTKKFTFEDYIALGISGLILFISIAIGVFVNNGRFYNPFL; the protein is encoded by the coding sequence ATGGATCTGAGAGGATTTGGCAAATACAAAAAGCGTACATGGTATACTACAAAGAAATTCACGTTTGAAGACTATATTGCACTTGGAATATCTGGATTGATATTGTTCATATCTATAGCTATTGGAGTATTTGTGAACAATGGAAGGTTTTATAATCCTTTCTTGTGA
- a CDS encoding DNA adenine methylase produces MSKLTMINFFQDEILNFPKAKPFLKWAGGKSQLIEELEKRLPQPILRSKTIDVYVEPFVGGGAFFFYLKSNYIIKKAYLFDINKDLVIAYKVVQISPQALVEQLYSIEKKYFSLSENEQKKFYYEIRDLYNMQKKEFDFSNFNEDWIVRAAYMIFLNKTCYNGLYRLNKNGEFNVPYGKYKNPKICDEENLFEVSKALQNTEIICADFEESKRYISKGTLVYLDPPYRPLSKTSNFTSYTEDGFSDEDQIRLAKYFREIHERGAYILLSNSDPKNFDPKDDFFEKLYEGFIIERVPAKRFINSDARGRGSIMELIIRNYEGGMENG; encoded by the coding sequence ATGAGTAAGTTAACTATGATTAATTTTTTCCAAGATGAAATATTAAATTTCCCAAAAGCAAAGCCTTTTCTGAAATGGGCTGGCGGGAAGTCGCAGCTTATCGAGGAACTAGAAAAACGGCTTCCACAGCCGATATTGAGAAGCAAAACGATAGATGTATATGTTGAACCTTTTGTTGGTGGAGGAGCCTTTTTCTTCTACTTGAAAAGTAACTACATAATCAAAAAGGCGTATCTTTTTGATATAAACAAAGACCTTGTAATAGCATACAAAGTGGTGCAAATTTCTCCTCAAGCACTGGTAGAGCAACTCTATTCAATTGAAAAGAAATATTTTTCATTGTCGGAGAATGAACAGAAAAAGTTTTACTATGAGATTAGGGATTTGTACAATATGCAGAAGAAAGAATTCGATTTTTCGAATTTTAACGAAGACTGGATAGTTCGTGCAGCCTATATGATTTTTTTAAATAAGACGTGTTACAACGGTCTTTACAGACTGAATAAAAACGGAGAATTTAACGTACCGTACGGAAAATACAAAAATCCGAAGATATGTGATGAAGAAAATCTTTTCGAAGTAAGTAAGGCTTTGCAAAACACGGAAATTATTTGTGCCGATTTTGAAGAAAGTAAAAGATATATTTCTAAAGGAACACTTGTATATCTTGACCCTCCATACAGACCACTTTCGAAAACTTCAAACTTTACGAGTTATACAGAAGATGGATTTAGCGACGAAGACCAGATAAGACTTGCTAAGTATTTTAGAGAAATACACGAGCGAGGGGCTTATATCTTATTGAGTAATTCCGACCCGAAAAATTTTGACCCAAAGGATGATTTCTTTGAAAAACTTTATGAAGGCTTTATTATAGAAAGAGTTCCTGCCAAAAGATTTATAAACAGTGATGCCAGAGGCAGAGGTTCTATAATGGAATTAATAATACGAAATTATGAAGGTGGAATGGAAAATGGATAG
- a CDS encoding type II restriction endonuclease, whose amino-acid sequence MDSTYLHILQKKGLKVSNTEDLMKIFLDTLLETNKTYDFFVDWKKVRTFVEKNKVEINILNSLLHSEDFDNELRRILRKYPEVLKVVPLLLAIRDNSVSIISEFDLEKTNVIKLDFTERNLREEEIEIFVDFFKKTGLKDFFLNVADKSLLDYILGVEVGMDTNARKNRSGKVLENFLKPIIEKIANDLKCTFLTQEKFSTLEKYSININKLKDRKADFILLKPRGDGSYGVVNIEVNFYNVSGSKPQEIIDSYIERQKELKEYGYEFLLITDGPAWKEQKSQLTKALENLDFVLNTYLVRLGILEEVICMI is encoded by the coding sequence ATGGATAGTACATATCTGCACATTCTACAAAAGAAAGGGCTAAAGGTTTCAAATACGGAAGACCTAATGAAAATCTTTTTAGACACACTTCTTGAAACGAACAAAACATACGACTTTTTCGTAGATTGGAAGAAAGTCAGAACTTTTGTCGAAAAAAACAAAGTGGAGATAAATATACTCAACTCGTTGCTCCACTCAGAGGACTTTGATAACGAACTGAGACGAATTCTTAGAAAATATCCTGAGGTTCTCAAGGTTGTTCCTTTATTACTGGCAATTCGTGACAATTCCGTTTCAATAATTTCAGAATTTGATCTGGAAAAAACGAACGTTATTAAACTTGATTTCACAGAACGCAATTTAAGAGAAGAGGAGATTGAGATTTTTGTAGACTTCTTTAAGAAGACGGGGCTGAAAGATTTTTTCCTTAATGTTGCTGATAAAAGTTTGCTTGACTATATCCTGGGTGTTGAAGTCGGTATGGATACAAATGCAAGAAAAAATAGAAGTGGCAAAGTTTTAGAAAACTTCCTTAAACCAATTATTGAAAAAATTGCCAATGATCTAAAGTGTACTTTCCTTACGCAAGAGAAATTCTCCACTCTTGAAAAATACAGCATAAATATTAACAAACTCAAAGACAGAAAGGCGGATTTCATACTGTTAAAGCCCAGAGGAGATGGCTCATATGGAGTCGTAAACATCGAGGTTAATTTTTACAACGTTTCAGGTTCGAAACCGCAGGAGATTATAGACTCATACATTGAAAGACAAAAGGAACTGAAAGAATACGGCTATGAGTTCTTACTCATAACAGATGGTCCTGCTTGGAAAGAGCAAAAAAGCCAGCTGACCAAAGCTTTGGAGAACTTAGACTTTGTTTTGAATACTTATTTAGTTCGTCTTGGGATTTTGGAGGAAGTTATATGCATGATTTAA
- a CDS encoding TRM11 family SAM-dependent methyltransferase, whose translation MHDLNVEFDFKPEITTVWSFPERGKWSTHKGTYRGNFAPQVARNLLLRYTKEGDVILDPMMGSGTTLIEAKLLKRRAIGIDINPTSVELTKRNLSFNCPNSYEPEVFIGDARDLSFIEDETVDFVLLHPPYLNIIKYSEGNINGDLSNISDVKRFCTELEKVIIELFRVLKPGKFCSVLIGDTRKNGHYVPLSYYVLTLFLKNGFVLKEEIIKIQHNCTSTPYWRKKVSENNFYLIMHEHLFVFKKPELGENVSKIKYSAGGFVDLLLKYRYTKNNNG comes from the coding sequence ATGCATGATTTAAACGTAGAGTTCGATTTCAAACCGGAAATAACAACCGTATGGTCTTTTCCTGAACGTGGAAAATGGAGCACACATAAAGGTACATACAGAGGTAACTTTGCACCTCAAGTTGCTAGAAATCTTCTACTAAGATATACAAAAGAAGGAGATGTTATTTTGGACCCTATGATGGGTAGCGGCACAACATTAATTGAAGCAAAATTGCTGAAGAGGAGAGCAATAGGTATAGACATAAATCCCACCAGTGTAGAACTTACAAAACGTAATCTTTCATTCAACTGTCCCAATTCTTATGAACCTGAAGTTTTTATCGGTGATGCTCGGGATTTAAGTTTTATCGAAGATGAAACCGTTGATTTTGTTTTGTTACATCCGCCATATTTGAATATTATCAAGTACTCAGAAGGAAATATCAATGGTGATCTATCCAATATATCCGATGTTAAAAGATTCTGTACAGAGTTAGAAAAAGTTATTATTGAGCTTTTCAGAGTGTTAAAGCCTGGGAAGTTTTGTTCTGTTCTCATCGGTGATACAAGAAAAAATGGGCATTATGTACCACTTTCTTACTACGTTTTAACTTTATTTTTAAAAAACGGTTTTGTCTTGAAGGAAGAAATAATAAAGATACAACATAACTGTACCTCTACTCCTTATTGGCGAAAGAAAGTTTCCGAAAATAACTTTTATTTGATAATGCACGAACATTTGTTTGTTTTCAAAAAACCTGAGCTCGGTGAAAACGTTTCGAAGATCAAATATAGTGCAGGGGGTTTTGTTGATCTTCTTTTGAAATACCGGTACACAAAGAATAATAACGGATAA